CAGCACGCCGCCCATGCCCACCAGCAGGATCACGACGACGAACGTCACGGGTACCAGGCGCGTGGCATCCACGGGCTTCGCGATCCGACCGCGCGCCCGAGCGATCAGCTTCTTCAGCCCGTCCCAGAGCGCCACGACCACGTGACCCCCGTCGAGCGGGAGCAGCGGAATGAGGTTGAAGGCGAAGAGGGCGATGTTGAGGCCGCCGAGCAGCAGGATCATCTGCTGCACGCGATCGAGGATGGGGGTGTCCACCGCGGCGATCTCCCCCGCCATCCGCCCGGCGCCGACGACGCTCATGGGGCTGTCGGCGTCGCGCGGCTGACCCGTGAGGGTGTCGACCGCGACGCCGTAGATACGCACCGGCAGCTGCACCATGATCTGCGCGACGTGCTCGATGTACTGGCCCGTCGCGTCGACCCCCGTCCAGATCGGCTGCGGCTCGTACGCGATCTGCGGGCTGAGACCCGCAAACCCGATGGTCTCGTACTCACGGGCGCCCGAGGCATCCGTCATCGGCTGGCCCTGGGCATCGGTCACCGCCCGATCCGTCGACTGCGGGGTGAACTGTATGGTCTGCTCCGCGCCATCTCGCTCGATGACCATCGAAAGGGGCTTGCCGGGAGACGCCTGGATGATCGCCGCCGCTTCGGTGAAGGTCGACACCGGCGTGCCGTCGATCGAGATCATCTTGTCGCCGGGCTGCATCCCCGCGGCCTTGGCGGGCGCGACCGGGTCGGAGGGCGCGCAGTCCTGGCGTTGCTGGCTGGCGGGGATCACGCACTCCGAGACCGAAGCGACGGTGGTCGTCCCCTGCTGGATGCCGATACCGCTCAGCGCGATCGTGAACAGCACCACCGCGAGGACGAGGTTCATCGCGGGCCCGCCGAGCATGATGATGATGCGCTTCCACACGGGGAGCCGGTAGAACGCGCGGTCGTCGCCCCCGATGAGCGTCTCGGCGTTGGCATCCCGGGCGTCCTGCACCATCGTGGCGAAGAAGCGCGAGCGTCGCTTCGACGGCTCCTCCCCCTCGGGCGCGGGCGGGTACATGCCCGCCATCGAGATGAAGCCGCCGAGGGGCAGGGCCTTGAACCCGTACTCGGTCTCACCGATCCGACGCGACCACAGCGTCGGTCCGAAGCCGATCATGTACTGCCCGACGCGCACGCCGAAGATCTTGGCGGGGAGCAGGTGGCCCATCTCGTGCAGCGCGATCGAGATGGCGAGGCCCACCACGAGCACGAGCACACCGATGAGGAAGGCGATCGCAGTCACCCGCCGACGATACCGCCGCCGCCCTTTGAAGCGCCCGTGCGGCGGCGATGCCCTGTCTGTGCGACACCGGATGAGACAATGGACAGGATGCCGACCGACGCCACCCCGAACCTCCCGCCCGTGCTCCGGCCCGAGCGTCCGCCCCAGCGCGACCTCGCCGAGCTCGCCCGCCGATTCGGCGTCCGCAGCGTCGGGGAGGTCGAGGGCACGACCCTCACGGGCATCACGCTCGCGACCGCCGACCTCCGCGCGGGAGAGGCTTTCGTCGCGATCCGCGGCGTGAACCGACACGGGGCGGAGTTCGCCGCGACGGCCGCCGAACGCGGGGCCGTCGCCGTCATCACCGACGCCGAGGGCGCCGAGATCGCGGCATCCACGGGTCTTCCGATCGTGATCGTGGAGGATCCGCGCGCGCTTCTGGGCGACCTGTCCGCGTGGGTGTACGGCACCGGCCCGGACGACGACATCCCTCAGCTGCTGGCCACGACCGGCACGAACGGCAAGACGAGCGTGTCGCACCTGCTCGAGGGGATCCTCGGGCAGCTGGGCGTCGTCACGGGCCTGTCGTCGACGGCGGAGCGCCACATCGCCGGAGAGGTCATCGTCTCGCGGCTCACCACCCCCGAGGCATCCGAGTTCCACGCCCTTCTCGCGCTCATGCGCGAACGCGGGGTCGAGGCCGTGGCGGTCGAGGTGAGCGCGCAGGCGCTCACCCGTCACCGCGTCGACGGTCTCGTCTTCGACGTGGCCGGCTTCACCAACCTCACCCACGACCACCTCGACGACTACGCCGACATGCGCGAGTACTTCGAGGCGAAGCTCCCCCTCTTCCGTGCCGACCGCGCGCGCCGCGGGGTCGTGTGCCTCGACTCGGCGTCGGGTGCCGAGATCGTGGCCCGCGCCGAGATCCCCGTGGTCACGATCGTCACCCCCGCGATCGCCGAGGACCCCTCCGCCGACGCCGACTGGACGGTCGACATCGTCGACGAGCGCCAGGAGGGCACCGAGTTCACCCTGCGCGCGCGCGACGGTCGGGCTCTCACCACCGTCGTCCCGGTGATCGGTCGGCACATGGCCGCCAACGCCGGCCTCGCGATCGTGATGCTGCTCGAGACCGGATACGCGTGGGAACGCCTCGTCGACGCCCTCGACGGCGGCCGCATCGACGCCTCCCTCCCGGGGCGCACGCAGCTCGTCTCCGGCCCCGAGGGCCCGGCGGTCTACGTCGACTTCGGCCACTCCCCCGACGCGTTCGAGAAGACCCTGGCCGCCGTTCGACGCGTGACCCCCGGCAAGGTCGTCATGCTCTTCGGGGCCGACGGCGACCGCGACGCCACCAAGCGCCACGACATGGGACGCACCGCCGTCCTCGGCAGCGACATCCTCGTCGTGACCGACCACCACCCCCGCCACGAGGATCCGGATGCCATCCGCGCGGTGCTCGTCGAGGGCGCACGCCGTGCACGGCCCGACGCCGAGATCCTCGAGTTCACTCCGCCCGAGCGCGCGATCCTCGAGGCCGTGAAGCTCGTCGGCGAGGGCGACGCGATCCTCTGGGCCGGGCCCGGGCACCAGGACTACCGTGACATCCGCGGGGTGCGCACGCCCTACTCCGCGCGCGAGCTGTCCCGGCGGGCGCTGCGCGCGGCGGGGTGGGCCGTGCCCGAGCCGCAGTGGCCCGTGCCGTACCCGGACGACAGCACGCCGTCGTCCGACCCCGAGCGCCCGGTGGACTTCCCCGCCTGACCGGGCGCGCGGAGCCGCTCGGGCTCAGAGGACGACGGACAGATCGATGTCCCAGGAGTCCGCTCCGGTCGGGCTCACCTGGTAGCGCATCAGGAACCCGTCGCGATGCGGACGCTGCTCAGCGGCGAGCGCCTCGACGAGCCGCGTCAGCGCCTCGGCGTACCATCCCAGGTCCTGGAGCCCGGCGGCATCCGTTCCGCGCGTCACGAAGAGCTCCGTTCGGGCGGGGAGCACCCCCGAGATGAACCCGGGGAGGTCGTCCGGGGCCGCGGCTTCCGGCACAGGCCAGCACAGGGTGACGTCGTGCGTCTCCTGATCGCGGACCCTCGTGCTGACCCAGTGCGAGTCGCTGACGTCGACGCCCGCTCGCGCGAAGGGGTCGGATGCGTCGTCGTCCCGGGCATCCTCGCTCCGGGTATCGCCCTCGCGCGTGTCGCCGTCCTCTGCCACCCCCGCGTGCGGATCCGCAGCGAGCGGGTACCCGAGGAACGCCTGCTCCGGCTCCTCCCTCCGCGCGAGGACGATCTCGCCCGCCGGGGCGTCGAACGCCTGCAGAACCGCGTCGAACGCGGCGTCGTGCCGTCGCCGTTCCCGCAGCACGCGGTCGCGCTGCTCCTCCAGGGCACCGACGTCCCCCGGCGAGCCGAGGACGCGCGCGATCAGGGGCAGGGGGACGTCCGCCTCGCGCAGGGCGAGGATCGTCAGGGCGTCGCGGATCTGGCGCGGCGCATAGAACCGGTGCCCGCTCGTTTCATCGACCCGCGCGGGTCCGAGCAGACCCTGCTCGTCGTAATGACGCAGGGCTTTGACCGTCAAGCCGGTCAGGGCTGAGAACTCTCCGATGTGCAACATGCTTCCAGCCTCGCTGCTCCCCCGGGGGGAGATGCAAGCGGTCAGCGCGCGACGATCACGGCATCCGCGGTCCGACGTGCCCAGTCCTCGGCCTCGGCGAGTGATTCTCGGGTGAGTGTTCCGGGCGCGTCGTGGCGGTCGACGACCGCCTCGACGACCTCGAGGATGCCGAGGAAGCTCAGTCGCCCCTCGTGGAACGCGTCGACGGCCTGCTCGTTCGCGGCGTTGAAGACGGCGGGGTAAGTCGCTCCCGCGCGCCCGACCTTCTTCGCGAGTGCGACGGCCCCGAAGGCCTTCTCATCGAGCGGCTCGAAGGTCCAGTGGCTCGCGGTCGTCCAGTCCAGCGGCGCGCCGACACCGGAGACACGGCGGGGCCAGTCGAGACCGAGAGAGATCGGCAGGCGCATGTCGGGCGGTGACGCCTGCGCGATCGTCGACCCGTCGATGAACTCGACCATCGAGTGCACGATCGACTGCGGGTGCACCGTGACGTCGATGCGGTCGTACGGCACGTCGAACAGCAGGTGCGCCTCGATGACCTCGAGGCCCTTGTTGACCAGCGTCGCGGAGTTCGTCGTCACGACCCGCCCCATGTCCCACGTGGGGTGCGCAAGCGCCTCGGCGGGCGTGACGCTCCGCAGCTGTTCCCGCGAGCGTCCCCGGAACGGGCCTCCGGATGCCGTGAGCACCAGCCGGCGCACTTCGTGCGCCTCTCCGGAGCGCAGCGCCTGCGCGATCGCGGAGTGCTCGGAGTCGACCGGCACGATCTGGCCGGGGGCGGCGAGCGCGGTGACGAGGTCGCCACCGACGATCAGCGACTCCTTGTTGGCCAGCGCGAGGGTCCGCCCCGTCTCGAGCGCGGCGATCGTGGGGCCGAGCCCGACCGAGCCGGTGATGCCGTTGACGACCACGTCGGCCTCGACGTCGCGGACGAGCTGTTCGGCCTCGACCGCGCCGAGGGCGACGTGCTCGACGCCGAACTCGCGCGCCTGCGCCTCGACCCCGGCACGATCGGAGCCGGCGGCGAGGCCGACGACCTCGAAGCGATCCGCGTTCGCGCGGATGACGTCGAGCGCCTGCGTGCCGATCGAGCCGGTGGAACCGAGGAGGAGGACGCGGCGCATCCCGTCAGCCTACTGAGCGGTGGGAGTCGCGTGCTGGACGCCGAGGATGTCGACGACGAAGACCAGCGTCGACCCGGCCGGGATGGAGCCCTTGGCCTGGTCGCCGTAGCCGTCGGCGGGAGGGATGACCGCGACGACCTGCGAACCGACCGTCTGTCCTTCGAGCGCCTGCTTGAAGCCCGGAACGACGTCGGTCGTCGCGAACTGCGTCGGCGCGCCCTTGTCCCAGCTCGAGTCGAACACGGTGCCGCCGTCGTAGAGGACGCCGGTGTACTGCACGATCACGGTGTCGCCGGGGTTCACGACATCGCCCGTCCCCTGGCGGAGGTTCTCGATGCGCGTCTCGGTGGGTGCCGGCGTGCTGGGTACGGTGATGGTCGGTGCGCCGTTGTCGGCGAAGGTCACGGTCGGCATTCCCTCGACGGGGGCGACCTCGGTGCCCTCGGCCCGCGTCGGCAGCTCGGAGATGGAGTCGGCCACGAGGATGTAGGCGGGCGAGCCCTCGCCCAGCGTTCCCGCGGGGAAGGTCGACACGGTGCGCGACCCGATGGGGACGCACGAGACCGCAGCTCCGAAGATCTGCTGCGCGTTGACGATCATGTCCATGCCCGAGGGGTCGCTCTTGAGCGAGTCGAGCGCGACCGCACCGGTCGAGGCGTCGATCACGGTGTAGTTCGCCTTGACGAGGTCGCCGGCCTTCACCTCGTCGCCGGTGCCCTGGATCAGGGTGCTGCGCTGGATCGCGGTCGGCGCGTATCCGTCGGGACGGGTGACCGTCACCGCCCCCTGGAAGTCGCCCGACACCTCGAGGCCGGCGGGAACATCGCCCGTGAACGGCGTCTGGCACTGCCCCGCGTCGGGGCTCGCACTGGCGTCCGGCGTCTGGCTGTCGTCGGACGAACCGGCGCACCCGGCCAGCAGCAGCACCGCGACGGCGGCGACGGACAGGGAAGCGATCGGGCGGAAGCGCACGGAGAACCTCTCGAGAGAAGACGGGGAACCCCCATCTTCGCGCATCCGTCTTAGGCGCGGCTGGGAGTCCCCATGCACGACCGGGCATGCGGCGGCGAGTAATCTCGACGGGTGAGTTCCGACGTGCCCGCCGAGACACCCGCCGCCGTCCCGCAGCAGATGGGTGCGACGTACGTCCTCGGACGCTCGCTCATCGCCCCGCTCGCCCGCGCCGTCTATCGCCCGCGCGTCGAGGGGCGAGAGAACGTGCCGCGTACCGGCCCGGTGATCTTCGCGAGCAATCATCTGTCGTTCATCGACTCCATCGCGATCCCGGTCGCGGCACCGCGCCCGGTGCACTTCATGGCGAAGTCGGCGTACTTCGAGAAGTGGGCCTCGCGGCAGTTCTTCACCGCGATCGGCGCGATCCCCGTCGAACGCGGAGCCGGGCAGAAGGCCCTCGACGCCCTCGACCAGCAGCGCGCCCTCCTCGAGGACGGCCGCGCGGTCGCCCTCTACCCGGAGGGGACGCGTTCCCTCGACGGCCGCCTCTACAAGGGCCGCACCGGCGTCGCCTTCCTCGCCCTGCAGACCGGCGCCCCGGTCGTTCCGGTGGGCCTCATCGGAACCGACAAGGTCATGCCGGTCGGGGCGAAGATCCCCACGACGAAAGAACGCATCACGGTCCGCTTCGGCGAACCCCTCGACCTCTCCCCCCACGGCCCCGCCACCTCGGGCCGGGCGCGCCGCGGAGCGACCGACGAGATCATGGCCGCCATCCACGCGCTCAGCGAGCAGGAGCTCGCGAACGCCTACAACGAGGCTCCGGCACAGAACCCCCTCGAGCGCATCAAGCAGGTCCTCCCGCACGAGCGGCTCTGAGCCTTCTCCTCCTTGACGCGGAGACGCGTGGCGAGCAGGGTCAGGAGTGACGGCCCGAACCGTCACCGCCACGACGAGGAGGCACCGTGAAGAAGTTCGTGAACGACCCGGCCGACGTGCTGGCCGAGGCCCTTCGAGGCATCCAAGCCGCTTATCCGCAGCTTCGTGTCGACGCGGAGAACCGCGTGATCCTGCGTGCGGAGCCGACCCGCGCGGGCAAGGTCGCGCTGGTGTCGGGTGGCGGCTCCGGCCACGAGCCGCTCCACGGCGGCTTCGTCGGACGCGGCATGCTCGACGCGGCCGCCGCGGGCGAGGTCTTCACCTCCCCGACGCCCGACCAGGTGCTCGCCGCGACCCAGGCGGTCGACTCGGGGGCGGGCGTCCTCCACATCGTGAAGAACTACACCGGCGACGTGCTGAACTTCGAGATGGCGGCAGAGCTCGCCGCCGCCGAGGGCGTCCAGGTCGAATCGGTCGTGGTGGCCGACGACGTCGCCGTGCAGGATTCCACGTGGACGGCGGGGCGCCGCGGCACGGGCACCACGGTGGTGCTGGAGAAGATCGTGGGCGCATCGGCCGAGGAAGGCGCCGACCTCGCGACCGTCGCCGAGCTCGCGCGTCGCGTGTCCGCGGCCGGGCGTTCGATGGGGGTCGCGCTCACGAGTTGCACCGTTCCCGCCGCGGGACGCCCCACCTTCGAGCTGCCCGACGATGAGATGGAGGTCGGTGTCGGCATCCACGGCGAGCCCGGCCGCTCGCGCGTGAAACTGGCATCCGCTCACGAGATCGCGAAGCTCATGGTCGACCCGATCGTCCACGACTTCGGCGATCCGGTGGGGCCGGCCATCGTGCTCCTGTCGGGGCTCGGCGGCACGCCGCTCATCGAGCAGTACCTGCTCTACGGCGAGATCGCTCCCCTGCTGGCCGATGCGGGCGTCGACGTGCAGCGCGTGCTCATCGGCGACTACATCACGAGCCTCGACATGGCCGGGGCATCGCTCACGGTGGTGAAGGCCGACGACGAGATGCTGCGTCTGTGGGACGCGCCGGTCGTGACCCCAGGCCTGCGGTGGGGCGCATGAGCGGCACCGTCTCGACCGGCGATCTCGTCGCCTGGATCCGCGCATTCCGCGACGCCGTGCACCAGCACAAAGACGAACTCACGCGCCTGGACTCGGAGATCGGCGACGCCGACCACGGTTCGAACATGGCGCGGGGCCTGGATGCCGTGGTCGCCAAGCTCGATTCCGCTCCGGCGAACGCCGGCGACCTGTTCAAGACCGTCGGCATGACGCTCGTCTCCTCTGTGGGCGGGGCGAGCGGTCCGCTCTACGGCACGCTCTTCCTCCGTATGGGACCCGCACTCTCGTCGGACGAGGTGGATGCCACGGCCCTGGGCGCGGCGCTCCGCGCGGGCGTGGAGGGAGTCGTCGCCCGCGGCAAGGCGGAGCTCGGCGACAAGACGATGATCGACGCCCTGTCTCCCGCGCTCGACGCATGGGACGCGGCCGTGACCGAGGGCGCCGACGCCGCCGGAGCCGCGCGGGCCGCCGCCGACGCCGCCGCCCGCGGCCGGGACGCCACCGAGCCGCTCGTCGCGCGCAAGGGTCGCGCGAGCTACCTCGGTGAGCGCAGCGCCGGCCACCTCGACCCGGGCGCCGCCTCGGCGACGCTCCTGCTCGAAGCGCTCCGCGACGCGCTGGCGGACGCCGCGTGATCGGTCTCGTCGCGGTCTCGCACTCGCGCGCCCTCGCCGACGCCGCCGTCGAGCTGGCCCTGCAGATGGGCGGTGAGAATCCGCCCACGGTGCGCGTCGCCGCCGGGGGGCCGGATGGCGACCTCGGCACGGATGCCGTCGCCATCGCCGCCGCGATCGACGAGGCCGACAGCGGCGACGGTGTGCTCGTCCTGATGGATCTCGGCTCCGCGATCCTGAGTGCGGAGACGGCGCTGGAGTTCGTCGCCGAGCCCGACCGCGTCCGGCTGAGCCCCGCGCCGTTCGTCGAGGGACTCGTCGCCGCGGTGGTCACCGCGGCCGGTGGTGCCGACCTCGCCGCGGTCGCGGCGGAGTGCGCTACGGCCGGAGACGCGAAGCGGCGGCAGCTCGGCGAGGACGACGGCGCCGGGGTCTCGGCATCCGGTACCGGGGAGGCCGCGGCCGAAGCCTCGTTCGAGGCGGTCGTCACCAATCCGTCGGGCCTGCACGCGCGACCCGCCGCCACCTTCGTCAAGACGGCGTCGCGCTACGACGCGGACGTGCGCATCGCCGACCTCGACGCGGGGTCCGAGGAGATCTCGGGTCGCAGCCTCTTGGCGCTCATGGCGCTCGGCATCCGCCAAGGCTCGCGCGTGCGCGTCAGCGCGAGTGGACCCGAGGCGCCGGCCGCGCTGACCGAGCTGCGGGCGCTGATCGAGGACGGCTTCGGCGAACGCTGACGCCCGTCAGCGCGTGACGCTCAGCAGGCGGCGGGCGAGAGCCTCTTCCACGACGAGCTCGGTGACCAGGCCGGCGGCGAGCGCGCCGCGCAGGGCGTCGAGCTTCGACAGGCTCGAGACGACGCAGAAGCGGCGCGGGATGCGCCGGACGGTGTCGAGGTCGGGACCGCTCGAGCGGGCGTTCAGCTCCGGGATGTCGCTCGACCCGTCGACGCGGTAGAACACGGTGGCGCAGTCGCCGACCACCCCCTCCCGCTCGATCACCGCCCGGTCACGGACGTCGAAGTAGTCGCTGCTGTAGACGTGGGACGGGACGTCGGCCTGCGGCGACCCCAGACCGAAGACGAAGAGCCCGACGCGATCCTGGATCTCCAGGACGGAACGCACCGAGCGCTCGCGCCACATCGCACGCTTCGTCTGCGGATCGTCGAAGAGCGCGGGAACCGGGAATTGGTGCACGGACGACGACCAGGCCGTGCCGAAACGCGACAGGATCTCCCCGGCGTACGGGATGCCACTCGTGCGCACGTTGGCGGCACCGTTCATCTGCACGATGTGGGTGTCGTGCACGTCCTTCGCCGGGACGTGTCGGGCGATCGCGGAGAGGGTCGAGCCCCAGGCGATGCCCACCGTCATGGACGATTCGACGCGCTCGGTGAGGATGCGCGCGGCGGTCAGCGCCGTCCGCTCGAGCCGGTCGGCCTCGGTGGTGCGCGCGGGCGTCGGCACGACGTGCGCCGCGATGCCGAAGCGATCGGCGATGCGCTGCGCCATTTGCCCGCGGGCGTCGTCGGGCGGACTGATGGAGATGGTCACGAGCCCCACGTCGCGCGCGTGCTGCAGCAGCCGCGACACCGAGGAGCGCGAGACGCGCATCTCGTGGGCGATGGCGTCCATCGTCAGGTCTTGCATGTAGTAGAGCTGCGCGGCGCGGAGAGCATCCCGCCCGCGGGCTTCTGCCTGGGTCACCATGGGCCCTCCCGTCCGACCTCATTGTGCACGTTTTTTCAAGGGGCTTGCAACAACGTGCAGACGGGCGCAGTCTGTCGGCGTACCAACTACGAAAGGTCGCAGTCGACATGTCGTCCCCCGCAACTTCGCTCCGCGCCGATGTCCAGGCGCTTCGTGACGCCGAAGACATCGACGTCCTCATCATCGGCGGTGGCATCAACGGCCTCGCCACCCTCCGCGATCTGTCCCTGCAGGGTGTGAGCGTCGCCCTCGTCGAGCGCGGGGACTTCGTCTCCGGCGCCTCGTCGGCGTCCAGCCACATGGTGCACGGCGGTATCCGCTACCTCGAGAACGGCGAGTTCCGCCTCGTGAAAGAAGCGGTGACCGAGCGCAACGACCTGCTCAAGACCGCTCCGCACTACGTCAAGCCGCTCGAGACCACGATCCCGATCTACAAGACGTTCTCCGGCATCCTGTCGGCTCCGTTCCGCCTTCTCGTGACCCACGGTCGCGGCAAGCCCAACGAGCGCGGCGCCCTGCTGATCAAGGTCGGCCTGATCATGTACGACACCTTCTCGCGCGACGGCGGCTCGGTTCCCCGCCACACCTTCCTCGGGAAGAAGAAGTCGCTGCAGGCTCTGCCCAAGCTCAACCCCGACCTCGCCTACACCGCGACGTACTTCGACGCGTCGATGCACGACCCCGAGCGCATCGCGCTCGACGTGCTCCACGACGGCATCGTCGCCGGCGCCGGCCGCACGCAGGCGGTCAACTACGTCTCCGCCGTCGGAGCCGACGCCAACGGCGTCCGCGTCCGCGACGAGGTCTCGGGCGAGGAGTTCTCGGTCAAGGCCAAGGTCATCTTGAACACGGCCGGCCCCTGGACCGACCTCGCCAACGCCGCGATGGGCCTCAAGACCCAGTTCATGGGCGGCACCAAGGGCTCGCACATCGTCCTCGACAACCCCGAACTGCTCGCCGCGACCGGGGGGCGCGAGATCTTCTTCGAGCACTCCGACGGCCGCATCGTGCTGATCTACCCGCTGAAGGACCGCGTGCTCGTCGGCACCACCGACATCGACGCAGACCCCGCCAAGCCGGTCGTGTGCACCGACGACGAGATCGACTACTTCTTCGACCTCGTCGGGCACGTCTTCCCGAGCATCGCGGTGGACCGCTCGCAGATCGTCTACACCTTCTCCGGCATCCGTCCCCTCCCCCGGCACGACGACACCGCCCCCGGCTTCGTCTCGCGCGACTACCGCATCGTCGAGGACGAGATCGCGGGCGTTCCCGCGATGAGCCTGGTCGGGGGAAAGTGGACGACCTTCCGCGCGCTGGCCGAGCACCTCAGCATGAAGACGCTGCAGAAGCTGCGTCGCCCGCACCGGGTGAGCACCCAGGGACTGCCCATCGGTGGAGGCGCGGGCTTCCCCGCGACGCCCGAGGCGCGCCGCCGCTGGGTGGCCGCACGCACGAATGCTCATTCTCGCGAGCTCGTCGAAGCCCTGCTCACGCGGTACGGCACGCGTGCCGACCTGCTGCTCGAGGCGCTCCCGGCCGAGCCGACGCCGATCGAGCACGCCCCCGGCTACTACGTCGAGGAACTCGAGTGGATCGCGCGCAACGAGCAGGTCGTGCACCTGATCGACGTGCTTCTGCGCCGGACGCACCTCGCCTTCGTCGGCGGCATGACCGAGCGCACGCTGGTCGAGGTCGCCGAGGCCGTCGCCGGCCCGCTCGGGTGGGACGCCGACCGTGTCCAGGAGGAGGTCGAGCGTACTCGCGAGATCCTCCTCACCGCTCACCGCGTCGATCTAGCCGAGGCCGGGGTCGCCGCAATCTGAGAGAACGTGCGGGCGCGTCACCTGTTGCGCGCCCGCACGGCGGTCATAGGTTCGGATCACCGAGCCGCAACGACGCCCGAGCCGAAGATGGACGGGCGACAACAGAAAGGTCGATGACGACATGCAAGAAGTCAATCTGGGGCTGTACTTCCTCTCGGAGGTGGTCGGCACCGCGATGCTCATCCTGCTGGGCTGTGGCGTGGTCGCCAACGTGGCCCTGGCGAAGACCAAGGGCAACGCCGGCGGCACCCTGATGGTGAACTGGGGATGGGGCCTCGCGGTCTTCGCCGGTGTCATCGTCTCCGCCTACTCCGGCGCTCAGCTGAACCCGGCCGTGTCGATCGGCCTCCTGGTCGCCGGCAAGATCGGATTCGTCCAGTTCCTCGTCGCCATCGCGGCGCAGATGGTCGGTGCGATCATCGGTGCCGTCCTCACCTGGGCGTCCTACAAGCAGCACTTCGACGAGGAACCCGACCCGGCCGCCAAGCTCGGTGTCTTCTCGACGGGCCCGGCGATCCGCTCGTACGGCTTCAACTTCCTCACCGAGGTCATCGCCACGTTCGTGCTGGTCTTCGTGATCTTCGGCTTCGCGGACTACGGTGTCGCCGACATCGGCGTCCCCGGCGGTATCGGCGGTCTGGCCGCCGTGCCCGTGGCTCTGCTCGTGGTCGGTATCGGTGCCTCCCTCGGTGGCCCGACCGGCTACGCCATCAACCCGGCCCGCGACCTCGGCCCCCGCATCGCCCACGCCATCCTCCCCATCAAGGGCAAGGGCTCGAGCGACTGGAGCTACGCCTGGGTCCCGGTGGCCGGTCCCCTCGTCGGCGGTCTGCTCGCGGGTCTTCTGGCCCCCGTGCTCCTGCACCTCGGCAAGTAACACCCTCGCGGGGGCGTCCCGCTCCACCCGGCGCGCGCCGCCCCCGCTTCCCGCTTCACCTCTACCCACTCTTCACAAGACAAAGGAGTCCATCCATGGCCGACTACGTCCTCGCCATCGACCAGGGCACGACCTCGACGCGCGCGATGATCTTCGACAAGTCCGGAGGCGTCGTCGCCGTCGGGCAGAAGGAGCACGAGCAGATCTTCCCCCGCGCGGGGTGGGTCGAGCACGACCCGCTCGAGATCTGGCGCAACACCCAGGAGGTGATCGGCCTCGCCCTGAGCCGCGCCGACATCACCCGTCACGACATCGCCGCCGTCGGCATCACCAACCAGCGCGAGACCGCCGTCGTCTGGGACAAGAACACCGGAAAGCCCGTCTACAACGCCATCGTGTGGCAGGACACGCGCACGCAGTCGATCGTCGACCGCCTCGCCGACGGCGACACCGAGCGCTACAAGAGCATCGTCGGTCTCCCGCTGGCGACGTACTTCTCCGGCACGAAGATCGTCTGGATCCTCGAGAACGTCGACGGCGCCCGCGAGAAGGCGGAAGCCGGCGACCTGATCTTCGGCACCACCGACACCTGGGTGCTGTGGAACCTCACCGGCGGCATCGACGGCGGCGTGCACGCGACCGACGTCACGAATGCCAGCCGCACGCTCTTCATGGACCTCGAGACCCTCGAGTGGCGCGACGACATCCTCGCCGACTTCGGCGTCCCGCGTTCGATGATGCCCGAGATCCGTTCGTCCTCCGAGGTCTACGGCACCGTCGAGTCGTCGTCGCTCCTGCGCGAGACCCCCGTGGCCGGCATCCTGGGCGACCAGCAGGCGGCGACCTTCGGTC
This portion of the Microbacterium testaceum StLB037 genome encodes:
- a CDS encoding M50 family metallopeptidase gives rise to the protein MTAIAFLIGVLVLVVGLAISIALHEMGHLLPAKIFGVRVGQYMIGFGPTLWSRRIGETEYGFKALPLGGFISMAGMYPPAPEGEEPSKRRSRFFATMVQDARDANAETLIGGDDRAFYRLPVWKRIIIMLGGPAMNLVLAVVLFTIALSGIGIQQGTTTVASVSECVIPASQQRQDCAPSDPVAPAKAAGMQPGDKMISIDGTPVSTFTEAAAIIQASPGKPLSMVIERDGAEQTIQFTPQSTDRAVTDAQGQPMTDASGAREYETIGFAGLSPQIAYEPQPIWTGVDATGQYIEHVAQIMVQLPVRIYGVAVDTLTGQPRDADSPMSVVGAGRMAGEIAAVDTPILDRVQQMILLLGGLNIALFAFNLIPLLPLDGGHVVVALWDGLKKLIARARGRIAKPVDATRLVPVTFVVVILLVGMGGVLFLADIFNPVKLL
- a CDS encoding Mur ligase family protein, whose amino-acid sequence is MPTDATPNLPPVLRPERPPQRDLAELARRFGVRSVGEVEGTTLTGITLATADLRAGEAFVAIRGVNRHGAEFAATAAERGAVAVITDAEGAEIAASTGLPIVIVEDPRALLGDLSAWVYGTGPDDDIPQLLATTGTNGKTSVSHLLEGILGQLGVVTGLSSTAERHIAGEVIVSRLTTPEASEFHALLALMRERGVEAVAVEVSAQALTRHRVDGLVFDVAGFTNLTHDHLDDYADMREYFEAKLPLFRADRARRGVVCLDSASGAEIVARAEIPVVTIVTPAIAEDPSADADWTVDIVDERQEGTEFTLRARDGRALTTVVPVIGRHMAANAGLAIVMLLETGYAWERLVDALDGGRIDASLPGRTQLVSGPEGPAVYVDFGHSPDAFEKTLAAVRRVTPGKVVMLFGADGDRDATKRHDMGRTAVLGSDILVVTDHHPRHEDPDAIRAVLVEGARRARPDAEILEFTPPERAILEAVKLVGEGDAILWAGPGHQDYRDIRGVRTPYSARELSRRALRAAGWAVPEPQWPVPYPDDSTPSSDPERPVDFPA
- a CDS encoding MerR family transcriptional regulator, encoding MLHIGEFSALTGLTVKALRHYDEQGLLGPARVDETSGHRFYAPRQIRDALTILALREADVPLPLIARVLGSPGDVGALEEQRDRVLRERRRHDAAFDAVLQAFDAPAGEIVLARREEPEQAFLGYPLAADPHAGVAEDGDTREGDTRSEDARDDDASDPFARAGVDVSDSHWVSTRVRDQETHDVTLCWPVPEAAAPDDLPGFISGVLPARTELFVTRGTDAAGLQDLGWYAEALTRLVEALAAEQRPHRDGFLMRYQVSPTGADSWDIDLSVVL
- the dxr gene encoding 1-deoxy-D-xylulose-5-phosphate reductoisomerase, with translation MRRVLLLGSTGSIGTQALDVIRANADRFEVVGLAAGSDRAGVEAQAREFGVEHVALGAVEAEQLVRDVEADVVVNGITGSVGLGPTIAALETGRTLALANKESLIVGGDLVTALAAPGQIVPVDSEHSAIAQALRSGEAHEVRRLVLTASGGPFRGRSREQLRSVTPAEALAHPTWDMGRVVTTNSATLVNKGLEVIEAHLLFDVPYDRIDVTVHPQSIVHSMVEFIDGSTIAQASPPDMRLPISLGLDWPRRVSGVGAPLDWTTASHWTFEPLDEKAFGAVALAKKVGRAGATYPAVFNAANEQAVDAFHEGRLSFLGILEVVEAVVDRHDAPGTLTRESLAEAEDWARRTADAVIVAR
- a CDS encoding FKBP-type peptidyl-prolyl cis-trans isomerase, which encodes MRFRPIASLSVAAVAVLLLAGCAGSSDDSQTPDASASPDAGQCQTPFTGDVPAGLEVSGDFQGAVTVTRPDGYAPTAIQRSTLIQGTGDEVKAGDLVKANYTVIDASTGAVALDSLKSDPSGMDMIVNAQQIFGAAVSCVPIGSRTVSTFPAGTLGEGSPAYILVADSISELPTRAEGTEVAPVEGMPTVTFADNGAPTITVPSTPAPTETRIENLRQGTGDVVNPGDTVIVQYTGVLYDGGTVFDSSWDKGAPTQFATTDVVPGFKQALEGQTVGSQVVAVIPPADGYGDQAKGSIPAGSTLVFVVDILGVQHATPTAQ